The Thermodesulfobacteriota bacterium DNA window CCGCGTTCGGCGCGTTCCACAGCCTGACCATGACCGAGGGATATGAGCGGCTCGCACGGCGGGCGATGGGGGAGCGCGCTTTCGCCGCGTACCATCGCCTCCTCTTCACCGCCTACTCCGCCGCGGCCACCGCTGCGGTGCTCCTCTACCTCCGTTCCCTCCCCGACGCGCCGCTGTACCGGATCGACGGATGGCCCCGGCTCCTTTTCCACGCCGCCCAGCTTTCGGGCGCGGCGCTGCTGCTCGCGACCCCCTGGGACCTGCTGGAGTTCGTCGGCGTGCGGCAGCTGCTCCGGACCCTCCGCGGCGCCGGGCCGGGGAACGAGGGGCAAGCGCGCCTTTTCACCGGGAAGGCATACGCCGTCGTCCGCCACCCGATCTACCTCGGGTGTTCCGTCCTTCTCGCATTTCACCCCGTGCAGACGCGGAACTCCCTCGCCTCGGCCGCCGCGATCGTCGCCTACTTCTACATCGGCACCTTTTTCGAGGAGCGGCGGATGGAGCGGATGTTCGGTGAGGATTACCGGGAATACAAGAAGCGCGTCCCACGATTTCTCCCTCTGCCGCGTCCGGGTTGGAGCCAGGGCGACAGAGGGGGACATACTTCGCTTTAAACGGGGGATGAAGGGGAAGTATGTCCCCCGCCAGTTACATGAGCAGCGACAGGATCGACCGCTCCGCGAAGTCGAGCACCGCCCGCGGCGCCACGCCCAGCACCAGGACCGCCGCCGCGGAGGCGCACAGCGCCAGCGAGAACGCGGTGCGAGGGGAGCGGGGAACGGGACCGTCCGCCGGGGCCGGCGCCATGTACATGCACACCACCGGCCGCAGGTAATAGTAGACGGAGACGGCGCTGTTCAGCACGCCGAGGACGGCCAGCAGGACGTTGCCGCTGCGGACCGCCGCGCCGAACAGGTAGAACTTCCCGATGAAGCCCGCCGTCGGCGGGATTCCCGCCAGCGATACGAGGAATAGCGTGAGCAGGCCCCCTAGGACGGGATATCGGAAGCCGATCCCGGCGAGGTGGCGGATATCGTACCCGTCGTCCTCCCCCCGGGCCGCCAGCATGATCGCGCCGAACGCCCCCAGGTTCATGAAGGCGTAGACCAGCAGGTAGAAGAGCGCCGCCTGCCCTCCCGCGACGCCGCCCGCGACCAGCCCCACAAGGACGTATCCCGCGTGGGCGATCGAGGAGTACGCGAGCATCCGCTTCAGGTTGTCCTGCAGCAGCGCGGACAGGTTCCCGACGGTCATGGTCAGGACGGCGAGCGCCCACAGGATGTCCGGCATTTCCGGGAGGAGGGCCGGGAAGGCGAGCATGGCAACGCGGATGAGCGCCGTGAAGGCCGCGGCCTTGACCGCCGCCCCCATGAACGCGGTCACGACGGTGGGCGCCCCCTCGTACGCGTCCGGGGTCCACATGTGGAACGGGACAAGGGAAACCTTGAAGCCGAAGCCCGCCAGCAGCAGGACGACGCCGCAGACGAAGACCGGGTTGGCCGACAGGTGCAGGTCGGCCGCCATCGCCGCGAACGCCGCGATCTTCGTGGTCCCGGAGGCCGCGTAGATCAGCGCCATCCCGTAGAGGAGGAAACCGGAGGCGAAGGCCCCGAGGAGGAAATATTTCAGCGCCCCTTCCAAC harbors:
- a CDS encoding isoprenylcysteine carboxylmethyltransferase family protein is translated as MTEIAKIILAWAAFGAFHSLTMTEGYERLARRAMGERAFAAYHRLLFTAYSAAATAAVLLYLRSLPDAPLYRIDGWPRLLFHAAQLSGAALLLATPWDLLEFVGVRQLLRTLRGAGPGNEGQARLFTGKAYAVVRHPIYLGCSVLLAFHPVQTRNSLASAAAIVAYFYIGTFFEERRMERMFGEDYREYKKRVPRFLPLPRPGWSQGDRGGHTSL
- a CDS encoding NADH-quinone oxidoreductase subunit N produces the protein MPVPVDIQSLVRGLWCILPETVLIVAAATVLIADLYLPEGRKRLLCDISIAGAAGALLAVLWLGTVRIEGFSGMIVHDGLGLFSSLTVLAATLVTLLMSIGYSEWEGTRKGEFYALLLFSVAGMLFMAKGTDLMTVFLGLETMSIPIYCLVGFHRDRMTSLEGALKYFLLGAFASGFLLYGMALIYAASGTTKIAAFAAMAADLHLSANPVFVCGVVLLLAGFGFKVSLVPFHMWTPDAYEGAPTVVTAFMGAAVKAAAFTALIRVAMLAFPALLPEMPDILWALAVLTMTVGNLSALLQDNLKRMLAYSSIAHAGYVLVGLVAGGVAGGQAALFYLLVYAFMNLGAFGAIMLAARGEDDGYDIRHLAGIGFRYPVLGGLLTLFLVSLAGIPPTAGFIGKFYLFGAAVRSGNVLLAVLGVLNSAVSVYYYLRPVVCMYMAPAPADGPVPRSPRTAFSLALCASAAAVLVLGVAPRAVLDFAERSILSLLM